Proteins encoded by one window of Pristiophorus japonicus isolate sPriJap1 chromosome 17, sPriJap1.hap1, whole genome shotgun sequence:
- the rab11a gene encoding ras-related protein Rab-11A: MISQSADRMGAREDEYDYLFKVVLIGDSGVGKSNLLSRFTRNEFNLESKSTIGVEFATRSIQVDGKTIKAQIWDTAGQERYRAITSAYYRGAVGALLVYDIAKHLTYENVERWLKELRDHADNNIVIMLVGNKSDLRHLRAVPTDEAKAFAEKNGLSFIETSALDSTNVETAFQTILTEIYRIVSQKQMSDRRENDMSPSNNVVPIHMPPTTENKPKMQCCQNI; this comes from the exons ATGATTTCTCAGTCGGCCGACAGGATGGGTGCGCGGGAGGACGAGTATGATTATCTGTTCAAAG TGGTGCTGATTGGTGACTCTGGTGTGGGAAAAAGTAATCTCCTGTCTCGCTTCACTCGCAACGAGTTTAACCTGGAAAGCAAGAGCACAATCGGAGTGGAATTCGCGACGAGAAGCATCCAGGTGGATGGAAAGACGATTAAAGCCCAGATCTGGGACACGGCCGGCCAGGAGCGCTACAGAGCCATCACCTCTGC ATATTACCGCGGGGCAGTTGGTGCCCTGTTGGTTTACGATATTGCCAAACACCTTACGTACGAGAATGTGGAGAGGTGGTTAAAGGAGCTGAGAGATCATGCAGACAATAATATCGTCATCATGCTGGTGGGGAACAAGAGTGATCTTCGCCACCTCCGAGCTGTGCCGACAGACGAGGCCAAAGCCTTTGCAG AAAAGAATGGATTGTCTTTTATTGAAACTTCAGCTTTAGACTCGACCAATGTGGAGACTGCGTTCCAGACCATCCTCACAG AAATTTATCGTATTGTGTCTCAGAAACAAATGTCAGACAGACGTGAGAATGACATGTCGCCGAGTAACAATGTGGTCCCCATTCACATGCCTCCAACTACTGAAAACAAACCAAAGATGCAATGCTGTCAAAACATCTGA